Proteins co-encoded in one Metabacillus sp. KUDC1714 genomic window:
- a CDS encoding GntR family transcriptional regulator, with product MSQLYKKIYLDLLEDIKNGILKTGDKIPSENELAEKFNVSRITTKKALDMLAQRNIIERYRGKGSYVSDINNATINSTVDNINNPFLVDSNSKQDLVGFILPGFGNDYGPKLLDSIEKRCSKLNFSMVMKQTLGIPELEEKAISSLVNLGVNGLIICPSPGKHYNNALLRLVIENYPLVLVDRYLTGIPSSSVCINNKQAAVELTNYVLELGHEHIAYLSPATGGTSSLEDRLMGFHVAIAEKGVRIKPDTILLDIKSTLKNSSNSNLKKLKINDKDRNDICKLIEDNPEITAFITSEYLVAVLLYEVLESLGKKVPEDYSIACFDSPTDLIDEPFFTHVFQDEEKMGYNAVDILINHIQENDMTPIHSEVGFKIIKGRSTQSKIKNAKII from the coding sequence ATGAGCCAATTATATAAGAAAATATACCTTGATCTATTAGAAGATATAAAAAATGGAATTTTGAAAACGGGAGATAAAATCCCATCTGAAAATGAGCTTGCTGAAAAGTTCAATGTAAGTCGTATCACGACAAAAAAAGCGTTAGATATGTTAGCACAAAGAAATATCATCGAACGTTATCGGGGAAAAGGATCTTATGTCTCTGATATAAACAATGCTACAATTAATTCAACTGTAGACAATATAAATAATCCTTTTTTAGTAGATTCAAATTCTAAACAGGACTTAGTGGGATTTATTCTTCCTGGGTTTGGTAATGATTACGGCCCAAAGCTGCTTGATTCAATTGAAAAAAGGTGTTCAAAACTTAATTTTTCTATGGTGATGAAACAAACTTTAGGTATACCTGAATTAGAAGAAAAAGCAATTAGCTCATTAGTAAACCTTGGCGTAAATGGATTAATCATATGTCCTTCACCAGGAAAGCATTATAATAATGCATTACTAAGGCTAGTTATAGAAAATTACCCACTCGTTTTAGTCGATCGCTATTTAACAGGAATACCTTCAAGCTCAGTTTGTATCAATAACAAACAGGCAGCTGTTGAACTAACAAACTATGTGTTAGAGCTTGGGCATGAGCATATTGCTTATCTTTCACCTGCAACAGGAGGTACTTCTTCTCTTGAAGATAGACTAATGGGGTTTCATGTTGCTATAGCAGAAAAAGGTGTAAGAATTAAACCAGATACGATCCTACTGGATATAAAGAGCACACTAAAAAATAGTTCAAATAGTAATTTAAAAAAGCTAAAAATTAATGATAAGGATAGAAATGATATATGTAAGTTAATAGAGGATAACCCAGAGATCACAGCCTTCATAACAAGTGAATATTTGGTAGCTGTTTTACTTTATGAAGTTTTAGAATCATTAGGTAAAAAGGTTCCAGAAGATTATTCTATTGCTTGCTTTGATTCTCCAACAGATTTAATCGATGAACCATTTTTCACACATGTTTTTCAAGATGAAGAAAAAATGGGCTATAATGCTGTTGATATATTAATTAACCACATACAAGAAAATGATATGACACCAATTCATTCTGAAGTTGGATTTAAGATAATAAAAGGTAGATCCACTCAATCCAAAATAAAAAATGCAAAAATAATCTAG
- a CDS encoding exodeoxyribonuclease III — MKIVSWNVNGIRACVRKGFLDYFNEINADIFCIQESKLQEGQISLELEGYHQYWNYALKKGYSGTAIFTKHKPISVSYGVGQADDEPEGRIITLEFEEFYLINVYTPNSKRDLERLDYRLQWEDEIRHYLIELEQIKPVILCGDLNVAHEEIDLKNPKSNKGNSGFTLEERGKMTNLLAEGFVDSFRYFYPEKQDVYTWWSYMSKVRERNIGWRIDYFIVSKRIAEQLIDSQVHSDILGSDHCPVCIEMSF, encoded by the coding sequence ATGAAAATTGTATCATGGAATGTAAATGGAATAAGAGCGTGTGTGCGAAAAGGTTTTTTAGATTATTTTAATGAAATCAATGCTGATATCTTTTGTATCCAGGAATCAAAATTACAAGAAGGCCAAATCTCATTGGAACTAGAAGGGTATCACCAATATTGGAATTATGCTCTAAAAAAAGGGTATTCAGGTACAGCGATTTTTACAAAACATAAACCAATTTCTGTTTCTTATGGTGTCGGTCAAGCAGATGATGAACCTGAAGGTAGGATTATTACCTTAGAATTCGAAGAATTTTACTTAATCAATGTATATACACCAAATTCAAAAAGGGATTTGGAAAGACTTGATTATCGCTTACAATGGGAGGATGAGATACGTCATTATCTTATCGAATTGGAGCAAATAAAACCAGTTATACTTTGTGGTGACCTAAATGTAGCCCATGAGGAAATTGATTTGAAAAATCCAAAGTCAAATAAAGGGAACTCTGGATTTACTTTGGAAGAACGTGGTAAAATGACGAATTTACTTGCTGAAGGTTTTGTCGACAGCTTTCGATATTTCTATCCAGAAAAGCAGGATGTGTATACCTGGTGGTCTTATATGAGCAAAGTACGCGAACGCAATATTGGGTGGAGAATTGATTATTTTATTGTTTCAAAAAGGATTGCTGAACAATTAATAGACTCTCAGGTCCATTCAGACATATTGGGAAGTGATCATTGTCCTGTATGTATTGAGATGAGTTTTTAA
- a CDS encoding ABC transporter permease — MKAYLQLTLAQLRIFSRNRQVLFFTLLFPIILMLALGTFVGNGNGISLSIAIVDNDQSQASKQLISPFKENDAFKLELVDDVDEALKLLKDGENQLVMEIPEGYHTYYKDLGTNEDRFTLPVYYNETNLSESQLALSIVNATVDEISKDIVNYSPVVEIESKGVRALDIQYIDFLVPGIVAMMIMSNNMNGVAGQISAWRERGILRRMQGTRLKASTFISAQITARLFLNGLQALLVLLVGEVVFDLNVNGSWLVLIGFVILGTLAFMALGFIIAGVAKNPESAGPIAAFVTFPMLFLGGVFFPISNMPEFLQPFVNILPIAHLTTALRETMNVGTPITELWVETLTLGGWLIVSFFVASKAFKWE; from the coding sequence ATGAAAGCTTACCTACAGCTAACATTAGCTCAGCTCCGAATCTTTTCTAGAAATCGCCAAGTTTTGTTCTTTACACTTCTTTTCCCAATTATTCTAATGCTCGCTCTTGGTACATTTGTTGGGAACGGTAATGGAATTTCTCTATCAATCGCAATTGTAGACAATGACCAATCACAGGCCTCTAAGCAGCTTATTTCTCCTTTTAAAGAAAATGACGCATTTAAACTTGAACTAGTTGACGATGTTGATGAAGCTTTAAAGCTTTTGAAAGATGGAGAGAATCAGCTTGTAATGGAGATACCTGAAGGATATCATACATATTATAAGGACCTTGGCACAAATGAAGATCGTTTTACTTTACCTGTATATTATAATGAAACAAATTTATCTGAGTCTCAACTCGCCCTTTCCATTGTGAATGCAACTGTTGATGAAATTAGCAAGGATATCGTTAACTATTCTCCAGTTGTTGAAATTGAATCAAAGGGTGTCCGTGCACTAGATATTCAGTACATTGATTTCCTTGTTCCTGGGATCGTTGCAATGATGATTATGAGTAACAATATGAATGGTGTCGCAGGGCAAATTTCAGCGTGGAGAGAACGTGGAATCTTGCGGAGAATGCAAGGTACTCGCCTTAAAGCTTCAACCTTCATTTCAGCCCAAATTACTGCACGACTATTTTTAAATGGGTTACAAGCATTGCTTGTCCTGCTTGTTGGAGAGGTAGTATTTGACCTTAATGTAAATGGATCCTGGCTAGTATTAATCGGATTTGTAATTTTAGGAACTTTAGCCTTTATGGCACTTGGATTTATCATTGCCGGTGTTGCAAAAAATCCAGAGAGTGCTGGGCCAATTGCAGCCTTTGTAACGTTTCCAATGTTATTTTTAGGTGGTGTCTTTTTCCCAATTAGTAATATGCCTGAATTTCTACAGCCATTTGTAAATATTTTACCTATAGCTCATTTAACAACTGCTTTACGTGAGACAATGAATGTAGGTACTCCTATTACAGAACTTTGGGTTGAGACTTTGACTTTAGGCGGATGGCTTATTGTTTCATTCTTTGTTGCAAGTAAGGCGTTTAAATGGGAATAA
- a CDS encoding branched-chain amino acid aminotransferase codes for MLKNQMKQFIITIIEKQQALKQTEADIAIFKEEIDYIKKHELHSDELKGTIKFEENNPNTRFEDAYIERGHKETEEVIAIETFSFLDHSVNYLKEHMEEFIYLESKWLELIGVDAISLEVDDVFKTYDVMLGLKLQKKHEKVIREYLNEELNGKAEAFDLMFNQNDGMWDLNFTLDYIREFNQDITLSEAYSRIYRVLFKLVETIEEMNDKQL; via the coding sequence TTGTTAAAAAATCAAATGAAACAATTTATCATAACAATTATTGAAAAACAGCAAGCATTGAAGCAAACGGAAGCAGACATCGCAATATTCAAAGAAGAAATAGACTACATAAAGAAGCATGAATTACACTCTGATGAATTAAAAGGGACTATAAAGTTCGAAGAAAATAATCCGAACACACGCTTTGAAGATGCGTACATTGAACGAGGTCATAAGGAAACAGAAGAAGTCATTGCAATTGAAACTTTTTCTTTTTTAGATCACTCTGTTAACTATCTTAAAGAGCATATGGAAGAATTCATTTACTTGGAGTCGAAATGGCTGGAGTTAATTGGGGTTGATGCAATTTCCTTAGAAGTTGATGATGTTTTTAAAACATATGATGTCATGCTAGGCTTGAAGCTACAAAAGAAACATGAAAAAGTTATAAGAGAGTATCTTAATGAAGAATTAAACGGTAAAGCTGAAGCTTTTGATCTCATGTTTAATCAAAATGATGGAATGTGGGATTTGAATTTTACGCTAGACTATATTCGTGAGTTTAATCAAGACATCACCTTGAGTGAAGCGTATAGTCGTATTTATCGGGTTCTATTTAAGTTAGTCGAAACGATAGAAGAGATGAACGATAAGCAATTGTAA
- a CDS encoding MgtC/SapB family protein, with translation MIIQPNTFIFNLGVATILSIIIGLERQLKKKPLGLKTCLVIGIVSCLLTTVSIEASEKFAEQYVRPMDPLRLAAQIVSGIGFLGAGVILRRNNDMISGLTTAAMVWGAGGIGIACGAGFWFEAIIATLLLIVSVELIPFIFKFIGPKSLRERELKVKIIVDEEEKLTDILKELKLKKMKARKVRVKDIQNGELQQLELILLVNENLYVTDVYYSLKQIDHVINVEMESL, from the coding sequence ATGATCATTCAACCAAATACATTTATTTTCAACCTAGGTGTTGCAACCATTTTATCGATTATTATTGGATTAGAACGTCAATTGAAAAAGAAGCCTTTGGGTTTAAAAACTTGTTTAGTAATCGGAATTGTTAGCTGTTTATTGACAACTGTTTCAATTGAAGCATCTGAAAAATTTGCTGAACAGTATGTTAGACCAATGGACCCATTGAGATTGGCTGCACAGATTGTATCAGGAATAGGATTTTTAGGCGCGGGTGTCATATTAAGGCGGAACAACGATATGATTTCTGGCCTAACCACAGCAGCAATGGTATGGGGTGCTGGAGGCATAGGAATTGCCTGTGGAGCTGGATTTTGGTTTGAAGCAATCATTGCTACACTTCTATTAATTGTTAGTGTAGAGCTCATTCCCTTTATCTTTAAATTCATTGGTCCGAAATCTTTAAGAGAAAGAGAATTAAAAGTAAAGATTATTGTCGATGAAGAGGAAAAACTGACAGATATACTTAAAGAGCTTAAGCTAAAAAAAATGAAAGCAAGAAAAGTGAGAGTTAAGGATATACAAAATGGTGAACTCCAACAGTTGGAGTTAATCTTGTTAGTAAATGAAAATTTGTATGTTACAGATGTTTATTATTCTTTGAAACAAATTGATCACGTGATAAATGTTGAAATGGAATCTCTATAA
- a CDS encoding AEC family transporter codes for MASFNQQFLYCVLIIGLGYILRRSNILKERDGEGLSRIIFNLTLPALIIVTFSEIKVESSLFLLIFISFIYGIFSGFLTLFVLRKENRSVKGMIGMMVPGFNIGLFAYPLVEVIFGKEGITYFGMFDVGNAFIVFGLSYLIGSFYSKKEQTIDFKTIVSKISKSIPFMTYLVVVMINLFGLKLPDVVLNVSGIISAANMPLSLLLLGIYLNFSFSKSHLKLMMKFLGLRYGVGLAIGVLLFFLLPFNDMFKYTILIGLILPTSVSVLPYSVEFEYDQKFVGTLSNVTIILSFVLLWGIANILM; via the coding sequence TTGGCCAGCTTTAACCAGCAATTCCTGTATTGTGTGCTAATCATTGGCTTGGGATATATTTTAAGAAGATCCAATATCTTGAAAGAGAGAGATGGAGAGGGTTTATCAAGAATTATCTTCAATCTTACTCTTCCGGCACTAATTATTGTAACCTTTAGTGAGATAAAAGTAGAATCCTCGCTATTTCTCCTTATTTTTATTTCCTTTATTTATGGGATTTTTTCAGGCTTTCTAACTCTATTTGTGTTAAGGAAAGAAAACCGATCTGTCAAAGGTATGATAGGGATGATGGTGCCCGGTTTTAATATTGGGTTATTTGCCTATCCGCTTGTTGAGGTCATTTTTGGAAAAGAAGGTATTACATACTTTGGGATGTTTGATGTAGGAAATGCCTTTATTGTATTTGGATTAAGCTACTTAATTGGTAGTTTTTATTCAAAAAAAGAGCAAACCATTGATTTCAAAACGATTGTTAGTAAAATATCAAAATCAATCCCTTTTATGACATATTTAGTCGTCGTCATGATCAATTTATTCGGTTTAAAACTTCCAGATGTAGTATTAAATGTTTCTGGAATTATTTCAGCGGCAAATATGCCATTATCATTACTTTTACTAGGAATTTACTTGAATTTTTCCTTTAGTAAAAGCCATCTAAAACTGATGATGAAATTTTTGGGACTTCGTTATGGTGTTGGATTAGCGATTGGAGTATTGTTATTTTTTTTATTACCTTTTAATGATATGTTCAAATATACGATACTAATTGGTCTTATTTTACCAACGTCTGTATCTGTTTTACCTTACTCCGTTGAGTTTGAATATGATCAAAAATTTGTAGGGACTTTATCGAATGTAACAATTATTCTTAGTTTCGTCCTATTGTGGGGAATAGCGAATATTTTAATGTAA
- a CDS encoding ABC transporter ATP-binding protein, whose translation MIEVDGLVKKYGDFTAVNDVKFTVNTGEVFGLLGPNGAGKTTTIEMLVGLRKPDQGTAYLAGYDIRKEIGKVKEVIGVQLQSTSLFELLTVEEIMKMYASFYPSHVSIPDLINDMLLSEKKKDRIKSLSGGQKQRLAIALAIIHDPKIVFLDEPTTGLDPQARRTLWNIIDNLKEAGKTIVLSTHYMDEAHVLCDRIGIMDKGSLIALNTPTSLVKQLQSDSAVEFSLQSKQDSLFLKELQGVKQVTKRHDKYVLYTDSLQSTLTDLIQHTSSKSINLQDLQTRTATLEDVFIHMTGRSLRE comes from the coding sequence ATGATTGAAGTAGATGGGTTAGTTAAAAAATATGGTGACTTCACTGCAGTAAATGATGTTAAATTCACAGTAAACACAGGTGAGGTTTTTGGATTATTAGGACCAAATGGAGCTGGAAAAACAACAACAATTGAAATGCTCGTAGGTCTTAGAAAGCCTGATCAAGGGACCGCTTACTTAGCAGGTTATGATATTCGAAAAGAAATAGGAAAGGTGAAAGAAGTAATAGGTGTTCAACTGCAATCTACTTCTTTGTTTGAATTATTAACTGTTGAAGAGATTATGAAAATGTATGCAAGCTTTTATCCAAGCCATGTCAGTATACCTGACCTTATTAACGACATGTTACTTTCAGAGAAGAAAAAAGATCGAATAAAAAGCTTATCTGGAGGACAAAAGCAAAGATTAGCAATCGCCTTAGCGATAATTCATGATCCTAAAATTGTTTTTCTTGATGAACCAACTACAGGTTTAGACCCACAAGCACGGAGAACCTTATGGAATATCATTGATAATTTAAAGGAAGCAGGAAAAACAATTGTCCTCTCCACTCATTATATGGATGAAGCACATGTGCTATGTGATCGTATCGGTATAATGGATAAAGGATCATTAATAGCTTTAAATACACCTACATCGTTAGTAAAACAGCTACAATCTGATAGTGCAGTCGAGTTTTCACTACAGTCCAAACAAGATTCCTTGTTTCTCAAAGAACTTCAAGGCGTGAAGCAAGTAACGAAAAGACATGATAAATATGTACTTTATACAGATTCCCTACAATCCACCTTAACAGATTTAATCCAACACACCTCAAGTAAAAGCATAAACCTTCAAGATCTGCAAACAAGAACAGCTACTTTAGAAGATGTATTTATTCATATGACCGGAAGGAGTCTACGAGAATGA
- a CDS encoding M20 family metallopeptidase — protein sequence MDSFLHQHKEEMLHYIEELVNIDSGSYDKQGVDTIGQLLKESYKELGFNVFVEEQGVYGNHLIIEHKDAIDPNIIILAHMDTVFPRGTAAERSFRIEGNRAYGPGVIDMKASQVSVLYAIKALVNEGYEGYKRIRIVLNSDEEIGSPSSREIIEREAKGKKYALVMEPARKDGSLVSSRRGKGNYTLIIEGKAAHSGIEPEKGRSAIEELAHKIIQLHELSDHENGISVNVGLIEGGSSANTVSDHAEAQIDVRIKEIGQVELLEERLDEICSSSDVVGTKISLEGEMNRPPMEKNKKTRALLRIIQDVGDEIGVEIEDTSTGGGSDASFTSSLGIATIDGLGPIGGNAHSDQEYLVIPSLVERTLLLATIIERLSKK from the coding sequence ATGGACTCATTTTTACATCAGCATAAGGAAGAAATGCTTCATTATATTGAAGAGCTCGTAAATATTGATAGTGGATCATATGATAAACAAGGTGTCGATACGATAGGGCAACTACTAAAAGAAAGTTACAAAGAGCTTGGATTTAACGTTTTTGTTGAAGAACAAGGGGTGTATGGAAACCATTTAATTATCGAGCATAAAGATGCAATCGATCCAAACATCATCATTCTTGCTCATATGGACACGGTATTTCCTCGAGGGACTGCAGCTGAAAGGTCGTTTCGGATTGAAGGAAATCGTGCATATGGACCAGGTGTTATTGATATGAAAGCGAGCCAAGTATCGGTATTGTATGCTATAAAAGCGTTAGTTAATGAAGGATATGAAGGCTATAAAAGGATTCGAATTGTCCTTAATAGTGACGAAGAAATAGGATCACCATCCTCTCGTGAGATTATTGAAAGAGAAGCAAAAGGTAAAAAGTATGCACTTGTGATGGAGCCGGCGAGAAAAGATGGTTCACTCGTTTCTTCAAGGAGAGGAAAAGGAAATTATACACTAATTATTGAGGGGAAAGCAGCTCATTCTGGTATTGAACCTGAGAAAGGCCGAAGTGCAATCGAAGAATTAGCCCATAAAATCATTCAATTACATGAACTATCCGACCATGAAAATGGAATTAGCGTAAATGTTGGTTTAATCGAAGGTGGATCAAGTGCTAATACTGTTTCAGATCATGCAGAAGCCCAAATCGATGTTCGAATAAAAGAAATAGGTCAGGTCGAACTTCTGGAAGAACGACTTGATGAAATCTGCTCTTCTTCGGATGTAGTTGGCACCAAGATATCATTAGAAGGTGAAATGAATCGCCCGCCAATGGAGAAAAACAAAAAAACACGTGCACTACTACGAATTATTCAAGACGTAGGTGATGAAATAGGTGTAGAAATTGAAGATACCTCTACTGGTGGAGGATCTGATGCTTCATTTACGTCATCTTTAGGTATAGCTACAATTGATGGTTTAGGTCCTATAGGTGGAAATGCTCATAGTGATCAAGAATATTTAGTTATTCCAAGTCTGGTTGAACGAACACTTTTATTAGCAACAATAATTGAACGGTTATCTAAAAAGTGA
- a CDS encoding DUF6526 family protein — MEQSYTKHTKIDPLFHYVLAPLSLVIVILGVIQFIQALINNSFTLSAYILLFSGFALFFIVVKVRLYALKLQDRLIRTEESLRYYILTGRRLDPRLTLKQLIALRFASDEEYSLLVEKTVIENLSAKQIKLEVQKWKADFHRV; from the coding sequence TTGGAACAATCATATACAAAGCATACAAAAATTGACCCGCTTTTTCATTATGTTTTAGCACCTCTATCTCTAGTTATCGTTATTCTAGGAGTTATTCAATTTATTCAGGCACTTATTAATAATAGCTTTACATTAAGTGCATATATCCTTTTATTTTCAGGATTTGCTTTATTTTTTATCGTCGTAAAAGTTCGTCTATATGCCCTAAAACTTCAAGATCGCCTTATTCGCACCGAGGAAAGTCTCCGCTATTACATCCTAACAGGGAGACGTTTAGATCCACGACTTACACTAAAACAATTAATCGCTTTACGATTTGCTAGTGATGAAGAATATTCTTTATTAGTAGAAAAAACGGTAATTGAAAATTTATCAGCTAAACAAATTAAGCTGGAAGTTCAAAAGTGGAAAGCAGACTTTCATCGAGTTTAA
- a CDS encoding Dabb family protein: MIDRTVLIKFSETTTSEQLKEVCERFKSLKNHLSGIIDLQAGLNFAEKSKDFQVVLSVRFEDKTALEAYVANPEHQAVAAYIREVGRVDSIGVDIEI; the protein is encoded by the coding sequence ATGATAGATCGTACAGTACTAATTAAATTTTCAGAAACAACAACAAGTGAACAATTAAAAGAAGTGTGTGAGCGGTTTAAGTCGTTAAAAAATCATCTTTCTGGAATAATAGATTTGCAAGCAGGTCTAAATTTCGCTGAAAAGAGTAAGGATTTCCAAGTCGTACTTTCAGTTCGCTTTGAAGATAAGACAGCTCTTGAGGCATATGTGGCAAATCCTGAACACCAAGCTGTAGCAGCGTACATAAGAGAAGTTGGTAGAGTGGATAGTATCGGTGTTGATATAGAAATTTAA
- a CDS encoding Gfo/Idh/MocA family protein: MINVALLSKWHVHAVDYALQAEQNKNITIKAVWDENPERGKKWAQELGVRFEFDLLNVLKDAEIDAVIVDSPTNLHKEIISLAANHKKHVFTEKVLAFTNQDCEEIFSIIKENQVKLMVSLPRLTESYYLYAQDVLEKGLIGKLTSIRCRCAHNGAVSFEGNPNGWLPSHFFNKEECGGGALIDLGAHPIYLTNRLAGPVKAVTARLQQTLGYDVDDNAVVLVEYESGALGTIETSFLSNGSPFQLELYGTEGTLMIEDGKARLKSNLLDGEWSIPNQLPKSHPMPLEQWVAAIIDNSEPTINENDIRNLTLINQAASLSNEIGQRVEISDISKLITN, from the coding sequence ATGATAAATGTAGCTTTATTAAGTAAATGGCATGTCCATGCAGTAGACTATGCTTTACAAGCAGAACAAAATAAAAACATTACAATTAAAGCTGTCTGGGACGAAAATCCAGAACGGGGGAAAAAGTGGGCACAAGAACTAGGTGTCCGATTTGAATTTGATCTTTTAAATGTCTTAAAGGATGCTGAAATCGATGCAGTTATCGTCGACTCACCCACTAATCTACATAAAGAAATCATTTCTCTTGCCGCTAATCATAAAAAACATGTATTTACCGAAAAGGTATTAGCCTTTACAAATCAAGACTGTGAGGAAATTTTTTCGATTATTAAAGAAAATCAAGTAAAGCTAATGGTCTCATTACCTCGATTAACAGAAAGTTATTATCTTTATGCTCAAGATGTGCTCGAAAAAGGGTTGATAGGTAAGCTTACATCTATTAGATGTCGCTGTGCTCATAATGGAGCTGTTTCTTTTGAAGGTAATCCGAATGGATGGTTGCCAAGTCATTTCTTTAATAAGGAGGAGTGTGGAGGAGGAGCGCTAATTGATCTTGGGGCACATCCAATTTATTTAACAAACAGGTTAGCAGGACCTGTTAAGGCTGTTACTGCAAGACTACAACAAACATTGGGGTATGATGTGGACGATAATGCAGTTGTACTTGTTGAATATGAATCAGGTGCTCTTGGGACAATTGAAACTAGTTTTCTATCTAATGGGTCACCTTTCCAACTAGAGTTATACGGTACTGAGGGCACATTGATGATAGAAGATGGGAAGGCGCGCTTAAAAAGTAATCTATTAGATGGTGAATGGAGTATTCCTAATCAATTACCAAAATCTCACCCTATGCCACTCGAACAATGGGTTGCAGCAATTATTGATAATAGTGAGCCTACAATTAATGAAAATGACATTCGAAACTTAACGTTGATCAATCAAGCCGCTTCACTTTCAAACGAAATAGGTCAAAGGGTCGAAATAAGTGACATTAGCAAACTAATAACAAACTAA
- a CDS encoding nucleotide excision repair endonuclease, whose product MIKIDMPSTDIVITKNRQLGEKGEPVLSSVYGFTDYMKIPRDKSGIYMFFNNKDELLFVGKARKLRQRIRKNFEDQVSAIKNHRDEVYSIAVCFVEEPVDREIYETYIINNLRARYNVDKVFYK is encoded by the coding sequence TTGATAAAAATTGATATGCCATCAACAGATATCGTAATAACGAAAAATCGGCAATTAGGAGAAAAAGGTGAGCCTGTATTAAGTAGTGTTTATGGGTTTACTGACTACATGAAGATACCAAGAGATAAAAGTGGTATCTATATGTTCTTTAATAATAAAGATGAGCTATTATTCGTTGGTAAGGCAAGAAAGCTAAGACAAAGAATTAGAAAAAACTTTGAGGATCAAGTATCAGCCATTAAAAACCATAGAGATGAAGTATATAGTATTGCTGTTTGTTTTGTTGAGGAACCTGTAGATAGAGAAATTTATGAAACCTATATTATTAACAACCTACGTGCTAGGTATAATGTAGATAAGGTTTTTTATAAATAG
- the ppnP gene encoding pyrimidine/purine nucleoside phosphorylase: protein MSKFSNITIEKKANIYFEGKVTSRTILFEDGTRKTLGVMQPGEYEFATDVKEEMEIVAGHLEYKLNGEEWKVIEGNGVFYVPANEKFQVKAVTVVDYCCSYISE, encoded by the coding sequence ATGTCGAAATTTTCTAATATTACGATCGAGAAGAAAGCAAATATTTATTTTGAAGGTAAGGTTACAAGCAGAACCATTTTATTTGAGGATGGAACTAGAAAGACATTAGGTGTTATGCAGCCAGGTGAATATGAATTTGCAACAGATGTAAAGGAAGAGATGGAAATCGTTGCAGGGCATTTGGAATATAAACTTAATGGCGAAGAATGGAAAGTGATTGAAGGGAATGGAGTTTTCTATGTACCTGCAAATGAAAAATTTCAAGTAAAGGCAGTTACAGTTGTTGATTATTGCTGTTCTTACATAAGTGAATAA